Below is a window of Myxococcales bacterium DNA.
GGTTGTTCAGCCCATCCAAGGGTGACAGCGGCACTTCATTCGCTTTCCAGTACGCGCACAAACTTGGTACGCGTCACTACATTGGTGCCGAATTCGAGTACAGAGAGTTTGACGGTGAACTATTCAATGTCGAAAATCTCGCTCTCAAGACTTACAACATCCGTGCCATCTATCGAATCGACATCGTGGTCAATTCTCTGTTCACCCCGTACTTTGGAATTGGATTGGGATTCGGGATCAACACCTTTGACACTGACAAGGTCGAGGCCGCCCTTGAGGCGAGGTTTCCAGGAGCGAGCGCATCGGTGCCTTCGGTTGGCGGGGGCATCGGAATACAGGCGGTAGTCGGCTTGGACATCACAATTCCACCGACCCCAGCGCTGTCTGTGTACAGCGAAGCGCGCTTGGGGTACGTCGCCCAGTTCAGTC
It encodes the following:
- a CDS encoding outer membrane beta-barrel protein, yielding MRGIHLDITGLARLAVLIFVCLSSTAFAENRNHIGAGGGLFSPSKGDSGTSFAFQYAHKLGTRHYIGAEFEYREFDGELFNVENLALKTYNIRAIYRIDIVVNSLFTPYFGIGLGFGINTFDTDKVEAALEARFPGASASVPSVGGGIGIQAVVGLDITIPPTPALSVYSEARLGYVAQFSQIQGVGDEELKVENLGGVTLHGGLRLSF